In Spirosoma aureum, a single genomic region encodes these proteins:
- a CDS encoding helix-turn-helix domain-containing protein, which yields MTISPFDLILLLGALQGFILATLLWVNRKGRQLSNRLLATLIASLSLMSFAVGVPVSSRWLSLAIEILPFFLAMPIGPLIYFYTKSVLDPAFRLSKSERRHFYSVILDLGAPLMGWVFIGGLLLGFFPQKEGPTWGYVMDEYNTYVDIPRWISVTIYLFLTKRLLNRQSSPSQDSDTVQQRLRWLRQFINAFLLFQSIWLLFMIPYIVPGWRGPLLDQLGWYPVYVPIAILIYWLGLKGYLNTRSEAISKLPPKSVSSSDLPGETISQVIGLLSTAMHTERLFLDPELTVEKLGQHTRLHPKIISAVLNQHVGKNFNSFINEHRVNEVKQRLTDPAYEYLTLTGIAFECGFNSQATFQRTFKQLAGMSPGEYVAQQKKASLKSGFE from the coding sequence ATGACTATTTCTCCCTTTGACCTGATCTTACTGCTGGGTGCCCTTCAAGGATTTATTCTGGCAACGCTCCTGTGGGTTAACCGAAAGGGTCGTCAATTATCGAATCGACTGCTGGCGACACTCATTGCTTCACTATCGCTGATGAGCTTTGCGGTGGGTGTACCCGTTTCCAGTCGATGGTTGAGCCTGGCCATAGAGATCCTCCCCTTCTTTCTGGCCATGCCCATCGGGCCACTTATCTATTTCTATACAAAATCGGTTCTTGACCCCGCTTTTCGATTGAGCAAATCGGAACGACGGCATTTTTACTCAGTTATTCTGGATCTGGGGGCGCCACTGATGGGTTGGGTATTTATTGGCGGTCTACTCCTGGGTTTCTTTCCTCAAAAAGAAGGACCGACCTGGGGGTATGTCATGGACGAATACAATACCTATGTCGATATTCCACGCTGGATTTCGGTCACCATCTACTTATTTCTGACCAAACGCCTGCTGAATCGCCAATCATCGCCTTCGCAGGATTCAGATACCGTCCAGCAGCGTTTACGCTGGCTTCGTCAGTTCATCAACGCCTTTCTGCTCTTTCAGTCAATCTGGCTATTGTTCATGATCCCGTATATCGTACCGGGCTGGCGAGGCCCGTTGCTTGATCAGTTAGGCTGGTATCCGGTTTATGTTCCCATCGCTATCCTGATTTATTGGCTGGGGCTGAAAGGTTACCTGAACACCCGGTCGGAGGCCATCAGTAAACTCCCCCCGAAATCAGTCAGTTCGTCCGATTTACCGGGTGAAACAATTAGTCAGGTAATCGGTCTGCTGTCGACAGCCATGCACACAGAGCGTCTTTTTTTAGATCCCGAGTTGACCGTCGAAAAATTGGGTCAGCATACCCGATTACACCCCAAGATCATATCGGCTGTACTGAACCAACACGTAGGAAAAAATTTCAACAGCTTTATTAACGAACACCGTGTCAATGAAGTGAAACAGCGGCTAACTGATCCGGCCTACGAATACCTTACACTGACTGGCATTGCGTTCGAGTGCGGTTTTAATTCGCAGGCTACCTTTCAACGAACATTTAAGCAACTTGCGGGTATGTCGCCGGGTGAATACGTCGCCCAACAGAAGAAAGCATCTCTCAAATCGGGATTTGAGTAG